The Pseudomonas sp. FP2309 genomic sequence ACCTTTGAAGGTCCGATGATGGCGATCAAGACCGTCAACGCACTCTCCCACTACACCGACTGGACCATCGGCCACGTACACGCCGGGGCTTTGGGTTGGGTGGCGATGATTTCCATCGGCGCGCTGTACCACATGATCCCGAAAATCTTCGGTCGCGAGCAGATGTACAGCCTCGGCCTGATCAACGCGCACTTCTGGCTGGCCACCATCGGCACCGTGCTCTACATCGCCTCGATGTGGGTCAACGGCATTGCCCAGGGCCTGATGTGGCGCGCGATCAACGAAGACGGCACCTTGACCTACTCCTTCGTCGAAACCCTGGTGGCCAGCCACCCTGGCTTCATCGTGCGGCTGGTGGGCGGTGCGGTGTTCCTCAGCGGCATGTTCCTGATGGCTTACAACACGTGGCGCACCGTGCGTTCGGCACAGCCTGTCGAAGCCGCCACCGCCACGCAGATGGCCTGAGGAGTCAGTGATGAAACACGAAACGATTGAAAAGAACGTCGGCATCCTGATGCTGCTGATGGTACTTGCCGTGAGTATCGGCGGCCTGACCCAGATCGTCCCGCTGTTCTTCCAGGACGTCACCAACAAGCCGGTCGAAGGCATGAAGCCCTACACCGCGCTGCAACTGGAAGGCCGCGACATCTACATCCGCGAAGGGTGCGTGCAGTGCCACTCGCAGATGGTCCGTCCGTTCCGCGCCGAAACCGAGCGTTACGGCCACTACTCGGTCGCCGGTGAAAGCGTGTGGGACCACCCGTTCCTGTGGGGCTCCAAGCGTACCGGTCCGGACCTGGCCCGCGTTGGCGCGCGCTACTCGGACGACTGGCACCGCGCGCACTTGTACAACCCGCGCAACGTGGTGCCGGAGTCGAAAATGCCGGCCTACCCCTGGTTGGTCACCGCCGCCGTCGACAGCAGCCACACCGAGAACAAGCTGAAGGTGATGCGCACCCTGGGTGTGCCCTACACCGACGACGACATCAGTGGCGCCGTTGCCAGCCTCAAAGGCAAGACCGAGATGGACGCGCTGGTCTCGTACCTGCAAGTGCTCGGCACTGCCATCAAGAGCAAGAGGTGAGCCATGGGATTTGAATTCGATGCGGGCACCATCCGCGGCCTTGGCACGCTGGTCGTCGCCATCGCCTTTATCGGCCTGTCGCTGTGGGTGTTCAACAACCGCCGCAATGCGGAATTCGAGCAGGCACGCCTGCTGCCGTTTGCCGATGAACCTTCTCCATCCGACGCTCAAGAAGAGCCTGCAATAAGGAGCACTCGGCCATGACCCTATTTTGGAGTACATGGATCTGCGTACTGACCCTCGGCAGCCTGATCGGCCTGACCTGGCTGTTGATCGGCACCCGCAAGGGCGAGACCAAAGGCAGCGTCGACCAGACCATGGGTCACGCTTTCGACGGTATCGAGGAGTACGACAACCCGCTGCCACAGTGGTGGTTCATGCTGTTCGCCGGCACCCTGGTGTTTGCCGTCGGCTACCTGATCCTCTACCCGGGCCTGGGCAACTGGAAAGGCGTGTTGCCGGGCTATGAGAACGGCTGGACCTCGGCCAAGGAGTGGGACAAGGAAATGGCCCGCGCCGACACCAAGTTCGGGCCGATCTTCGCCAAATTCTCGGCCATGCCGGTGGAAGAAGTCGCCAAAGACCCGCAAGCGCTGAAAATGGGTGGCCGTCTGTTCGCTTCCAACTGCGCGGTGTGCCATGGCTCGGATGCCAAGGGCGCGTACGGCTTCCCCAACCTGGCGGACAACATCTGGCGCTGGGGCGGTTCTGCCGACGCGATCAAAACCACCATCATGAACGGTCGCCACGCGGCAATGCCGGCCTGGGGTGAGATGTTGGGTGACGACGGTGTAAGAAACGTTGCCGCTTATGTGCGTCACGACCTGGCCAAGCTGCCACTGCCGGCCGACAGCACCGCCGACCTGGCCGCTGGCCAAGCCGCTTTCAACACCACTTGCGTGGCGTGCCACGGCCCACAAGGCCAGGGGATGGAAGCCATGGGCGCGCCGAACCTGACGCTGCCCGGCGGTTACATCTACGGCACCAGCCTCGCGCAGTTGCAGCAGACCATCCGCCACGGCCGCCAGGGCCAGATGCCTGCGCAGGATGTGCTGCAAGGCAACGACAAAGTGCACCTGCTGGCGGCTTACGTGTATAGCCTGTCCCATCAATAGCGGCAGGTGAGCTGGAAGTTTTAAGCGTCAAGCTGCAAGAGAAGAGCGCCCAACTTGGATCTTGCAGCCGTTTTTCCTGCGGCTTGCAACGTGCCGCTGATGACTGC encodes the following:
- the ccoO gene encoding cytochrome-c oxidase, cbb3-type subunit II, with protein sequence MKHETIEKNVGILMLLMVLAVSIGGLTQIVPLFFQDVTNKPVEGMKPYTALQLEGRDIYIREGCVQCHSQMVRPFRAETERYGHYSVAGESVWDHPFLWGSKRTGPDLARVGARYSDDWHRAHLYNPRNVVPESKMPAYPWLVTAAVDSSHTENKLKVMRTLGVPYTDDDISGAVASLKGKTEMDALVSYLQVLGTAIKSKR
- a CDS encoding cbb3-type cytochrome c oxidase subunit 3, yielding MGFEFDAGTIRGLGTLVVAIAFIGLSLWVFNNRRNAEFEQARLLPFADEPSPSDAQEEPAIRSTRP
- the ccoP gene encoding cytochrome-c oxidase, cbb3-type subunit III; protein product: MTLFWSTWICVLTLGSLIGLTWLLIGTRKGETKGSVDQTMGHAFDGIEEYDNPLPQWWFMLFAGTLVFAVGYLILYPGLGNWKGVLPGYENGWTSAKEWDKEMARADTKFGPIFAKFSAMPVEEVAKDPQALKMGGRLFASNCAVCHGSDAKGAYGFPNLADNIWRWGGSADAIKTTIMNGRHAAMPAWGEMLGDDGVRNVAAYVRHDLAKLPLPADSTADLAAGQAAFNTTCVACHGPQGQGMEAMGAPNLTLPGGYIYGTSLAQLQQTIRHGRQGQMPAQDVLQGNDKVHLLAAYVYSLSHQ